From the genome of Desulfofundulus luciae:
CTAAAACTGTCACATTTCGGCTAGCGGCACATACTATATTAAGGACCAACAAAGTAAAGGGGTGAGTTGTCTTGCGCGTGTATTTCGTGCGGCTGCCATCCTTCATAAGAGCCCTTTTGCTGAGGGTTTGGAAATAGGATCGGGGACAGGCCAGAAACCTGTCCTTTTCTTGTTCCCCCTTTTGTAGTATTGTGATCTCCGTCATTTTCCGAACGGAGATTTTTTTATACTTTAAAGAGGATTTATCACTCAGGTGTCGAAAGTATATCTTAAAAATCACATAGCATTTATTGTTTTAGCGAAATTGACCCCTATCATATTCGAAAAGGGGCAAGTTCTTTACAAAAGAGGGATTGAGATGGAAACTATCAGACTCAACGAAAGTGAAGATAGGGATTTTATCGAGCGTGTATCCCGGGAAAGCGGACAGGCAGTGGAAAATTGTTACCAGTGCGGGAAGTGTACCGCCGGTTGCCCGGTGGCCTTTGCCTACGACTTAATGCCCCACCAGGTAATGCGTATGATACAAATGGGATTAAAAGAAGAGGTACTCCGTTGCCAGAGCATCTGGCTCTGCGCTTCCTGCGTTACCTGTACGGTCCGTTGCCCCCGGAAGATTGATGTGGCGATGGTAATGGATACCTTGCGGATTATGGCCCGGCGCAAGGGCATGGTACCCCCGGGCAGGGGACGCAACGTAGCCGTGTTCAACAATAATTTCCTAGGGTCCATTCAAAAGTACGGGCGGTTGTTTGAATTTGCCACCATGGCCATGTTCA
Proteins encoded in this window:
- a CDS encoding 4Fe-4S dicluster domain-containing protein; the encoded protein is METIRLNESEDRDFIERVSRESGQAVENCYQCGKCTAGCPVAFAYDLMPHQVMRMIQMGLKEEVLRCQSIWLCASCVTCTVRCPRKIDVAMVMDTLRIMARRKGMVPPGRGRNVAVFNNNFLGSIQKYGRLFEFATMAMFNLKTGQPFREANTGLTMLRRGKLKLSVTKPRGLEEINRIFEKVRQAEKEV